The DNA region TTCCCGTTACTGTGCTGAATACGCGGCGTTCTTTGTGCATATACCCCAGGCGTTCCGACTCCAGATACCGGGAGAATGCCATGGCCGCATCCGCCATCAGCGGTGAATGAAAAGCGTGCGAAACGGGAAGCATGGTAGCCGTGACTCCGTCAGCGGTCAGGTGGCTTAGAAAACGCTTTACGGCAAATGCCTTTCCAGAGACGACCGTCTGTGTCGGTGCATTGTCCGCAGCCACAACAATAGGATCGCCATTCAACCTGTGCCTTACATCTTCACAGGCTGCTTGAATGGATGCCATACTGCCAGTAGGATCGCCCAGTTGGGACATCAAGCGTCCACGTTCTGCAACCATACGCAACAGCGTTTTTTCATCCATGGCTTCGGCCCAGCACAAAGAGACCAGCTCTCCCAGGCTATGACCGGCGGCCATGTTTGCTTCGATTCCCAACGAGCGCAGCAGCAGCAGTCCAGCAAGTGAAGCCGTAACAATGCAGGGCTGAGCGACCTCAGTGTCAGCACTCCGCACCTGTGGAAGATGGGCACGCTTGTATAGGTCGCGAACATCACTGAACCGCCGCGACCAAATTCCGCCATCGGCATAAACAGGCGAAGCTTGTCCGGGAAAAAGGAAGCCGATGCGCGGTGGCGCATCACCGCTGTTTAGAAATACTCCGTGACTACAATCCATTAGCGTCGTGCTGCCCGATGCGCAACAATCGCGCAGCACCTGAATGGCGTGCCCAAGTTCTTGTGGGGTCGCCGCGACACATGTCGCCCGCACTGGCTTATGGCCGCTATCCAATTTATTGGCGAGATGAGCCGCCAGGTCGGTCATCTCCGCATAGGAAATCTCCTTGGCAAGCATGAGGATTTCATCCAGCTGAGCTGCCAATTCGTTTAGGTCTGAAGCTTGCAGGAGAAAAAGTTCGCAATCCTGCACGGACGAAAGCCGCTGCTGCTCATAGCCCGTAAAGCTCTTGCGACGGGAACGATCTGCAGCCTCAAGCGTGATATGGGTATTGATCCCGCCAAAACCAAATGCGCTTACACCAGCGCGCGCCGGCGCTTCGTCCGGCCACAGCTCAGCTTCACGCATGATGCGTAGCGCAGGCCGCTCTCCATTGAGTTCGGAATGAGGACGGTCGCAGCCTGTAGTCGGAGGAATGACTTTTGCCTGTAAGACCATCGCAGCCTTGATCAAGCCGGCCACCCCGGCTGCCGCTTTGGTGTGTCCGATATTGGCTTTTATTGATCCGATGGCCGCCGCTGGAGCGTGATCGCTAGCTGCTCGCCTTGCCTGCGAGAGCGCCTGTAACTCGACGGCGTCACCAATAGAGGTTCCTGTTCCATGACCTTCAAAATAACTAATGGAATCGATGCCGTATCCTGCACGACGATAAGCTCTATCGAGTGCAAGAATCTGTCCTGACGACTCCGGTCGCGTGATGCCGCCGCTGCCGTCGGAAGAAATTCCCCAACCGCGAATCACAGCGCGAACGGCATGCTGTTGCGCCACTGCTTCTTCATGTCGCATCAGCACCACAAATCCGCAACCTTCGCCCGGCCAGAAGCCTGACGAGTGTTCATCGAATACGCGCATCTTATCTCCGGCCAGCGCGCCAAGCTTGGAAAAACCGGCCAGTTCAAATGGATCCAGGCTCAGGTCAACACCGCCCGCGAGAGCCACATCAACATCGTCGGCTTGCAGCGCGGAACAGGCATTGGCAATTGCAAGCAGGCTGGAGGCGCAAGCACCATCCACTACGTAGCCGCCACCTTTCAGGTCAAAGTAATTGCAGATCCTGCCGGCAATCGTATTGGAAAGGCCTCCGGCCAGAGAGTCTTCAGTCGTGGCGGGAAAAGGACTTTTGTAGAGCGACTCAATCTCGGCGATCAGGCGCGCGTAATCGCCAGGAAGCTTTTTCCCGCCATTCTGGAGCGCAGCGCTGATCACGCGCCGAACGTAAGGCCAACGCAAGCGCATCAGGTTGGCGCGTGAGAACTCTCCAGTCAGCGTATTGCCAACAAAAACGCCGGTTCTCTCACGTTGACTGGCGCTGTCATTCGTCATCCCCGCATCCGTTAGAGCTCGCTCCGCGACATCAAGGGCCAACCAATGCGCGAGATCGGTGGAGAGAAACGTGTCGCCGGAAACTCGAAAACGCACACGGTCGAATTCGTAATCCTCCAGCACCGCCGCCATGGTCACGGAAATAGTGTCTTCATTCTGTTGTGGCGCGGAATAATCGGCAACATTAAGACGCAGGCGAGGAATGCGGCGGAAGGAGCGCCGCTGCGCCAGCACGTTCTCCCACAATTCACGTGGAGAACGGGCCTCGGCATAGCGGCACGCCATACCGACAAGGGCAATTTCACTCATGCCCAAACCACGATCAGAGCTGCCGCAATTTTAGTCAGGTTTTGTCGAAACCAACGATTGGACGAGTTCAGAATCATGTGAGTTCCCTCGTACTGGAGTTCGTGAAGTTGAAAAGTAGTTCTGTACCAGCTCTCGCCATTGCTGATATGGAGAGGAAGAGTTTTTGTTGACATGTGCCAGCGCACGGTCACACAGGGTAGCGGCCTGCTCTGTTTTTATCCCGGCCAAAACAGCACACGCCTCTTCCGTATGCGCGGCTTTATTACCTGCCAGTTGCCTGGCTTTGGCGGCAAAAGCAGCGCCCTGCGCAAGAGCAGAAGTGAAGCAGCCCGCGAGTGATACTGCATCTTTCATTTCCGCAGCCCGCGCGCCGCCAGCATAGGCGCAGGCCAAACCAATGCCGCTCCAAGCATCGCTTTGATATATGTCGGGGAAACCGGAGATCGTTATCGCGATCTGATGAAAATCACAACCATGGACAAACCACAAGCTGCGCCCGAATCCTTGATAAAAAACATGGCGAGCATCCGCAGAGAGGCGTTTAACGGCATTGATTACGGGTTCTTTGTAATGGAAGTACCCCTGGTGAAATCCATAGCCATCCAGAACCAGCCAGCGCAGTACAGGATCGAATTTGCAGATAACTTTCTCTATGCGCCAGCGCAACCACGGCAACCGGGCGCACGCCCATCCTGCACCGACGTGAAGCATATAGATGTGTCTTTTGCCTGCACCTTTTATAAATTCTGCAAAAAGGTTCGAGCCGGGGACTAAGGCATCGCGAAGCGCCAGCGCCATGGCCGCACCTTCATAAGCAAAGCCTAGATACTCCAACTCGACTCGCTCAAGCTTTTCAGTGAGCCTTTGCAACCTATTTTCCTGCAGGGCCTCGTGATATCCCACAAGAAAAATCGTACCCACATGCTCCAGTCGGTCGCGGACCTCGGGTTTTACAACGAAAAATCCGCGACGCGCGAATGTAACTTCGCGGCGGTCGATGACTAACAATTTGTTTAGAATCGGCAACATTGCTAACGCCGAGTACCGGATGAAATGCGTGGAAGATCGATTGGTTCATCCTCTGACATCTGGACAGGAAACTTTTGCGGCAATGGTCTATCGATAACCAAGGGCGTGCTCTTGAGTGTGCGCACTGATTCGAGATCGACTTCAACTGCAAACGCTCGCCCAATGGAATCAAGCGAAACTACGACACGAGTGTTGTTCACCTTGCGAACCAGAATTCCCTTGAGTCCCGCAAGGGCGCCAGCGGTAATCACAACACGCTGTCCCTCATTCAGACATTCATGCGGCACTGCATTGCCGGACTTCAACCCGCGTCCAATCCACGCAATTTCTTCATCACTGAGGACCGCGGGAGAACTGCCCGAACCAACAAAATAGAGCACATTTGGCAGTGTGAGCACGCGCATGCGTTCCGCATGCGGCAGATGGACAAAGACGTAGCCGGGAAATAAGGGCACATCAAGCGTAACCCGGCGGTCTTTCCACTGCCGAAGCGACCGAAAGCACGGAAGAAAGTGTTTTACTTGTAGATGATCGAGCCGGGACGCAGTTGTCTTTTCCTGATTTGTGCGGACGAACAGCACAAACCATTGCGGCTGAAATGAGTCAAATGGAGGGAGGGTGCCCACGATTGTATTGATTGGCTAAACGAGTGAAGGATGAAGCTTCGCCCCGTCACTTACAGGGATGTGTGACCTGGACCCCTTCTTGCGGTGAGAAAAGACGCAGTCTTTGAAAGTGCAAGCAGGCGAACGGAAATATTGACCTGCTGCCGGCTGCGAGCGAGCTGATTAAAGTTTCTCCTCCCGGAGCCGCCCTATCAGCCCCAGGATTAGAGAAATCCACATTACGACTTGAGAATTGCATTAGCAATAGGCAAACAAAACGGTATGAAAAATTTTTTTGGTTTTGTTCCAAAACGGGAAGGTCACATCGCAGCCAGAGAAGCCGCCGGTGTTCGGCGGGAGCA from Terriglobia bacterium includes:
- a CDS encoding DUF1702 family protein, with the protein product MPILNKLLVIDRREVTFARRGFFVVKPEVRDRLEHVGTIFLVGYHEALQENRLQRLTEKLERVELEYLGFAYEGAAMALALRDALVPGSNLFAEFIKGAGKRHIYMLHVGAGWACARLPWLRWRIEKVICKFDPVLRWLVLDGYGFHQGYFHYKEPVINAVKRLSADARHVFYQGFGRSLWFVHGCDFHQIAITISGFPDIYQSDAWSGIGLACAYAGGARAAEMKDAVSLAGCFTSALAQGAAFAAKARQLAGNKAAHTEEACAVLAGIKTEQAATLCDRALAHVNKNSSSPYQQWRELVQNYFSTSRTPVRGNSHDSELVQSLVSTKPD
- a CDS encoding UpxY family transcription antiterminator produces the protein MGTLPPFDSFQPQWFVLFVRTNQEKTTASRLDHLQVKHFLPCFRSLRQWKDRRVTLDVPLFPGYVFVHLPHAERMRVLTLPNVLYFVGSGSSPAVLSDEEIAWIGRGLKSGNAVPHECLNEGQRVVITAGALAGLKGILVRKVNNTRVVVSLDSIGRAFAVEVDLESVRTLKSTPLVIDRPLPQKFPVQMSEDEPIDLPRISSGTRR